The genomic interval GACCCGGATCATTCAATTGAAGAAAGTCGCTACATTATTATTGGGATGTCCCGTTTAGAAAAAGTTTTAGTTGTTGCCCATACAGACCGCAGAACAAACATAAGAATTATCAGTGCTCGAAAAGCAACTCCAAAAGAAAGGAGGTTTTATGAACAAGGAACAGAATAACGAAATGGAAGATGAATTGCGCTCCGAATATGACTTCGCTCAAATGGAAGGAGGTGTCAGAGGCAAATATGTTGAGCGATACGGCACTGGAACTAACTTAGTTCGGTTAGCACCTGATGTCGCTTCCGCTTTCCCAAATGAAGAAGCGGTTAATGAAGCCTTGAGAATGCTAATTAATGTTGCTCAACGCTATCAGTCTAATGCCTGAAGCAATTTGCCAGTTTCAGCATTGCTTGCAGAAAAAGCGATGGTGCATTGCTGACCAACGGTCAAAGATTACGCCTTCCTAAACGGAAGGCGTAATCTTTGACCTTCATATTTTTTGAAGATTTTCGCGATCGCGCTACACTTTTTGTTTTCTCTGCGCGATGCGCCTCCGGCGCCAGCAAAGCTATCGGGGCTATAACCAACTTTCCCACTTAGCCAAACTAGCAAAACCTTATCTTATCTGGGAAAAATCCTGTTACAGTTAATTCCCCCCTTCAAAAAAGGGGGGTTAGGGGGGATCATTTTACAGACCAGATCAGATTGCTATCTCTTAATTATCATAAGACAAGTAGATTTCGGGGAACCGCCATGAATTATTTACCTTA from Cyanobacteria bacterium GSL.Bin1 carries:
- a CDS encoding BrnT family toxin; protein product: MEFEWSAEKAKINLKKHNVSFPEAGTIFNDPLSLTFPDPDHSIEESRYIIIGMSRLEKVLVVAHTDRRTNIRIISARKATPKERRFYEQGTE